The Campylobacter concisus sequence TTTACAAATTTTAAAGATAAAAAACGTAAAATCAAGCCATGGATTTACTAAAAGACCCGTTAAATAAGCTCATCATCTCGCTCTCGCTTCCAGCTGGCACCGCAATGATGTTTAATACTCTTTATAACGTTACTGGCACATTTTTTGCAGCAAAAATTTCTACCCTTGCCGTAGCTGGTATGGCTATGAGCTTTTTGCTTTATCTAAGTATTGTAGGCATTGGGCTTGGTTTTGGCTCAGCACTAACTGCGCTAATAGGCAATAGTCTTGGAGCAGGAAAAGTAAAAATGGCTAAATTTTATGCGGCAAATGGAATTATCTTTGTATTAGTATTTGCTATTTTTATGGGGTTTTGTGGCTATTTTTTAGCACCAAATTTACTCACTTTTTTAGGAGCTGATCATCACTATTTAAAAGAGGCACTTGATTACGCGGGTGTTATCTTTCTTGCTGCACCATTTTTCTTGATTATCAAATCTCTAAACGGAGTGCTTGTAGCGCTTGGAGATACAAAAAGTTACCGCAATTGGCTATTTTATGGCCTTTTTATCAATGCATTTTTTTGCTACTTTTTTGCATTCATTTTGGATCTTGGCGTAAAAGGACTTGCTCTAGCAACAGCTAGTGTTCAGCTTTTGGGTATGATCTACCTTTTTGTAAAAGTTAAAAAGGCTAAGATGATCGAGCCAAGAAATTTAAGCTATTTTGTGCCAAATTTTAGTATTTGGGCAAAGATTACAAAACAAGCTCTACCAGCTTGCTTAAACTATCTATCGATGTCACTTGGCTCACTTGTGCTTTTAAAATTTATAAGCTACTATGGCGTAAATGCCGTAGCAGGATATGGTATAGCCTTAAGGATAGAGCAAATTTTGGTATTACCGACCATTGGTATGGCTGCAGCAGTTTTAAGTATCGTTTCAAGAAACTATGGCGCTAAAAATTTTAAAAGAGCTAAACAATGCTATAAAATTTCGCTTCTTTTTTTACTTATTTATTGTGCATTTGCTTGCGTTTTTATTAGATTTTTTGGTGAAGATATGATAAGAATTTTTGATGATACGCCGGCAGTTTTGGAAATAGCAGGGCTTTATCTTGGTATAAATTCTCTTGCT is a genomic window containing:
- a CDS encoding MATE family efflux transporter; the protein is MDLLKDPLNKLIISLSLPAGTAMMFNTLYNVTGTFFAAKISTLAVAGMAMSFLLYLSIVGIGLGFGSALTALIGNSLGAGKVKMAKFYAANGIIFVLVFAIFMGFCGYFLAPNLLTFLGADHHYLKEALDYAGVIFLAAPFFLIIKSLNGVLVALGDTKSYRNWLFYGLFINAFFCYFFAFILDLGVKGLALATASVQLLGMIYLFVKVKKAKMIEPRNLSYFVPNFSIWAKITKQALPACLNYLSMSLGSLVLLKFISYYGVNAVAGYGIALRIEQILVLPTIGMAAAVLSIVSRNYGAKNFKRAKQCYKISLLFLLIYCAFACVFIRFFGEDMIRIFDDTPAVLEIAGLYLGINSLAYVAYGTINVSGSTLQAIKRPVAIFLLNGFRQFVLQGSLFYAVVFYFGLEIKFIWLALFFSVYLTAICFVFWTLHQLRRATGVSF